Genomic segment of Euleptes europaea isolate rEulEur1 chromosome 6, rEulEur1.hap1, whole genome shotgun sequence:
GCACATGTAGCAGATTCACATGATGCAACAGCAGGCATGTGTATGTGGTTGTCATATCtcaacgtccctgcataaaaaaaaaatacttaatgcttatagaaaactagcatgcccAGGAGAAATATCCCAAGGATATGTTTTTTGTGTGCAGAGAATTTCTTTGGCGTGGGCTGAATATACAAGTTGATAAATCGAAGGTTCCGGTACTTACCCGGAGCCTGGGTTGCGGATCCGGGCCCGGGGAAGTTCAAAAGGGCACTCGGAGATCCGGCAGGCCAGAACAACACCCACACAGCAAGCAGCTGCTGTTCGGGGCACGGGGCAAGGCACCTGACAGCCGGGAGGGCTCCTCCAATCGAAGGAGCCCGGGCTGTTCAAAAGGGGCCAATCAGGGCAAGCCCCCAATTAAAGGGGGGCTGGGCGGGGGAGCCGGTGGAAGAGGGAGCTCTTCACTCCAGTTTGCCCCCAGCATATAAAAAGGGGAGCAGGATCGGGGAACCCTTCAGACAGCCGTGGGCCGTCGCTCCCACCCTCCACTCCCTCATATGACAGTTTGCTTGTATCGTCACAACTTGGGCATGCTATGCATCTGGGCTGGATCTAGTGGGGTAAGGCGGTCTGCGAACCCCCTTCCCCGACAGACAGAGTCCCCATAAGGGATTAGGAAGTGGCATTACGCAGAATTAAGATCGCTTCAAGGGTTAGTTACCAGAATGCCACTGACCTGGCAGAAGGGATCACCCAGCAGCATGCACCCAGGTGTCCTCGATTTCTGCCACACCCATGTTACTCCCAGCGGGACTGCTGGGAGCCGGAGTCACACATCAAGCCACATTGGGGTTGTCTGATGTCCCAAGATCCAGCCCATATGATTTGCCAATGTATCACAGCTGTTATATTGAAAAGTTGTGGCCAGTTATAATCCAATATTTATAGTTCAAATTCCAATTATTTCATTGTCAAAATATTTTATAGTTCCAGATTGTTATAAAGTTTCTATTTAAGCAAAAAATGTGTGTTATAATTTTTGAACATCCCCACATCATTGCCCTGGATCTGCAATCCTCATTTTCAACCTGAAATGGTACAATCCAGCAAAATATAATATCATATGATTCTGCTACCATGTGTGGATTGGGTGTAAGCATAGCAGGTTCTGTACTAATGTTTGCAAGCAGCAATTTAGCAGCAATATTAATGAAAGCTCACAGGAAAGTTTGGCCTTGGTATCCTAACAAAACAGGGATAGGTGTACCAGACAATCTGTCTGCATGACTGTATGTGTGCGTTTTCAGTACACAGGCCTATGATGCAAGTGGTTGAGTGAAGGCACCAAATAAGATCTAAAGGTCTCACCATCCTCCAAACGAGAAAATGCTGCACTAAGTGGAGATGGATGGCATCCTCCCCCTTCATTGTCTGCTATGCATTAATCAAAGGGATGTTTGGAAAATATATACAGAATCAGTACAGTAAGGATGCTAAGAGACAAGGGTGATTGCTAAAACAGGGTTACTTTTTGCTGGTTCTATGCCAGCAGGATTTCCTGTCTCCAGGGCCTCTAATTTGCAGCTTGTGAGATAAGCAAGAAGGTCAGGAAAGGACTAATGCCAGAAAAAATCAGAAGAGAGTGGGAGAGAATGGTGATTTATGGTTCCCAGTTCAAGCTTACACTGCAAAAACAGGGAATGAGCAGAGTAGCATCACAGCAAATCGGGGGTGGGGTagcatgtagaatcatagagttggaagggaccaccagggtcatctagtccaacccactgcataatgcaggaaattcacaactaccttccccccacataccccagtgactcctactccatgcccagaatatggcaaaaaaaaaaacaaaaaaaacctccaggatccctggccaatctggcctggaggaaaattgcttcctgaccccaaagtggtgatcagcactaccctgggcatgcaagaaacggccatgagagccaaacactgatgcaaatcttcctgcctcatcatctgcctaaggttacagaatcagcaatgctgacagatagccatctagcctctgcttaaaaacctccaaaggagagcccaccacatgaacacatgaaagctgccttatacttatatatatataatcagacacttggtccatcaaattcagtattgtctaagaccggcagcggctctccagggtctcaggcagaggtctttcacatcacctacttgcctagtccctttagctggcaatgccagggattgaacctgggagcttctgcatgccaagcagaggctctaccactaagccacagcccttccataAAAAATCCCTACCAGAAGTGGGGTTCAAACCCACACAGGCATACGTCTATTGGATCTtaagtccaacaccttaaccattcAGCCATTCTGGTTACTccagagtgcctcagggatctgcctCGGTCCTCCCaggaccacctcccgaggaagcctgttccactgaggaactgctctaactgttagaaagttcttcctaatgtttagcttgtctacatccttcttaaattgtggtgcccaaaactgaacacaatactctaggggaggtctaaccagagcaaaatgataccatcacttcactatacttctgttgatacagcccaagatcgctaCCGCaccacactgttgactcatgttcagtgtttggtctactaagacccctagatcctttttacACACACTACTGGCAGGACAAGTCTcacccattctataattatgcatttgatttttcctatctaaatgcagatcTTTACATTTGCCTCTGTTGAAAtgtgttttattggttttagctcaATTCTCCAGCCTATCAGGATCTTCCTGTAtcttggttctgtcttctaccatatttactGTTCcctccaatttagtatcatctgcaaatttaataagcatcctcttTATTcctttccaaatcatttataaagatattgaacaacacagggcccaggacagatccctgaagcactccactccactagtcactcctctccaagtggctgaggaaccattaacaagcactctttgggtgtgatctgtcaaccagttacagatccaccaaaCAGCATCTCAGTCCTATCTAGCTCTAAAACTCTCTCAAGCCTTAATAGATAGAAATTCTTTGATTGGATTCCCAGGATCATTTTCAGTGTGGTGGCAGACACTTAAAAACTCCCCTGTGACTCCTTGATCCAGTAAACAGCCAGATGTCAGTAGCCTCCAGTGAGcattgctgctgccaccaccacctgtATTTTCCTAGACATGTTTCTCCTTCCAAATGGCTATTTGCCCTTACAAACTTACTGCATGATGACTCTACTTGCACTGACAGCTAGTTGTCTGTAGCTCTCAATCACCTAGTGAGGTGATTATCTCTATGCCCTTGGAGATCCATGGAAGTGAAAGGTCAGGGGGGTGGCAGTGTTCAGTTCACTGTGTGGCTGGAGGCTAGTGATGACTGGCTTTCCATATGGCTAGAGTTCCTACATGGTTTTTCACTGCTCCCACGCTACACTTGCTCCTGTGAACAATCACCCTCAGCCCCAATCTGTTCTGCCACTTGCTTCACCCTTAGTCTGCTGGTACATTTACCTCCTGCCCTCTCCTGCCCATTCTGTTATTCCACTCCTGGGTACTACAATGGTTTTGTACCCTTCTTTGCCCTGTCTTTGCAGTTCTAGAACAATTTGGATGGCAACTGAAGGAGTACAATTGGAAAGGAggagtggttgtttttttaacaaagcaatatatctttaatttgtaACTAGGGATAGGTCTAAGTACTGAAATCTAATGATTTTTCTCTGTACTGTTGCCAAAACTTCAAAGTATCTATTAATTTGTAACTTTGGCATCTTTATTCTTATTGCCAGTATTATGATTTCTAATAAATTATCCTGGAAAAGCAAATTTCAGGAAAGTGTTGTTTATAAAGCAGACAGATCTGAACTGAATAGAGAAAAGTACAAGGTCTTACCAAGGATCAAGATTTCAGGATTCAACAATAATCCTTACCTTTCTAAGCTctacggcaggggtgtcaaactcatttgttatgacagccggatataacataaatgttactttgtcgggccgggccatgcctcgccagcccagatcaagtgtgtgtgtgtgtgtgtgtgtgtggggggggggtgttggctgccttggctgcctcgtgggctggataagagctctcaaggggccggatttggcccgtgggccttatgtttgacacccctgctttatggcATCTCTCTAAGAGAGTTACTATATACTCACTGCAAGTTGAGACAGTGAGTTGGTGGCAAAATAGAGAACAGAATGAGAGAACCCTAGATCTGAAGCTAACTCCTGGACCATTGTTTGATTCCACTTACCTGACATACATCTCTGGATCCTATTTCTCAACCACTTCAACAGTGGCTCCATGGTACAGCTGCATACCCAGGGATTGCCTCCAATTTGAAGAGTCACCAATCCTGTGAGTCCCTCTAGAGCGTCTAGGCTGAGGAATGAGAGACCCCCATAGCTGAGATCAAGGTTCTGAAGTTGGACCAAACCTTGGAAAGCCTGAGGGTGCACCTTCCTCAGCCAGGGGTTGTGGCTCAAGTCAATTTGCACTAGACTGTAGGCTTCCTTGAACATATCTGCCACCACATGGCTGAAGTTATTGTAGCTCAAGTCCAAGTGCGACAGGCGTTTGGATGTCCAGAACAGTCCAACAGGTAACTCAAAAAGTGAGTTGTTTCTCAAGTCCAGCACCCGCAGCTCAGAGTAACATGTTAGGTATCCAGGAGGGATGGCAGTGATGTGGTTGTGTGCTAGGCTGAGGTTTCTGGTATCCAATGGAAGATCTGGTGGCACCGAAAAGAGTCGAAGCCCACTGCAATCCACAGCCTGATTGCGGCATGTGCACAGGACAGGGCATCCAGTGACAGCACTAGCAAAGACTACCACCACGGCTACAAAGAAAGGGTTCAGCATCATGGCAGGGCAGCAGTGGGGAGCGAACTGCTCTCCTCCCAACTGGATACAGTCTACACTCATTTTAGCCAGCTAGAGTTACATGTCCAAGGGAGGGCAAGAGCTCAGGAATAAGAGAGCAGTGGGCGGAGATTTGGCCCAATGAATGAGAGTCACTAATGCAGAAAACCTGCTACATTCAGGCTGGGTGGAAGGCAGGACCCTGAACCAAAATTTGTATTGATCTTGAGGCACCTTGAGGAGAAATATATACTGTAGAAGGGCTCTGATTGGATCACAAGCATAAGACCTTTTAGTCATTTGTTTAGCTGCCTGTATTATTTTCCCCCTTTAGGATGGGTGCAGTAGAAGTCTACCTGCATTTGCACACATGACCACCTTGGTCTAGGAAAATATCAAAAATACCTTCTCCAAAGAACTATACACAAATAAAGTTGGTGGCTTTTAACAGGTGTTTGTTGACTGTAAGATTTCTTGACTCTGCAAGAAAACGTGTTTCCTCTTGGTATGTTGTCTGCTGGAAACATAGGCCTGCTGATGCCTCTTAAAGGGGTTCTTGTCGCACCCATGAAATATAATCAGGCCAATAAACTATGTTATCCAGTAAATCCCTCCGAAGTTCTACAGAATTGTAAGTGCCTTTTCCTGTAGTCATTGAAGTGCCTTCAGAAGAGAATGgagataaacaagcaaacaaaaaaaccacggAATTGCACATCTTTATGCAATCTTTTGTTCAGTGTCCCAGGGACCTGTGTCAGGAGAGGATGCTCTTGCTAAACTGAAGGGGGGGTGAGGGTCTCTTGGAAAGGTCAGGAGGTACTTGGGCTAGACATGAGCCATTTAGTGGTAGTCCATAATTTTTGTTGGCCGGGAAGAGGGTTGGTCGTCATCACTCAATTTAAGTGAACCTTTTGACTGCATAGTTACTAAACAAACATTGACTTCCTTGGAACTGGCTGCATGTGTCCATAGTGCTCTTTGCTTTGAAATGCTGATGGGATAAATGATAAGGTCTCCCACATATAGGAGAAATAATAAGGTCTACATAAACCCTGGTGAAACAGAAGGGCTTAGAAGACAAGGATGTTGTCCTTTAAGCCTGTTCTTCTTTCTTAGTAGGCAGTGACAGGAATTTGACGGTGTAAcctgaaatgaaacaaacaagGAATCAAAAGAATTGGTAAACATGCCATTGCTTTCATTATTTTTCCAGACATTATTAGAATCCATGTTTCTGTATTTTAGTttatttccttctcttttcaCCCTTACAATTCCATTCTTCATAAGTTTCATTCAGAAATCTTGTCTCTCTGGTTTCCCACAGAGCTTTGTTCATATTCTTCTGATCTTGTAGCTGTAGATTTATGATCAGAGAAGAATTTAGAAAGTAAAAGAAAGCTTTGACAATGTCCACTTGTCCAAGGAGTGGAACTTGTCATAATGGCCTAAgaaacaaattaacatataaactGTGAGGTCTATACCTAAGAGAAGCAGAAGGCTTAACAGTTCTCAGTTTCACATCCAACCGACATTTTTCTAGCCCTGGGATTCCATACAATCTTGTCAATGTGCCCTAGTCAGAATGACCTACATTATTTCTTACTATTTCAGGCCCCAGCTGAAGGGCACCACCCATCCACAGAGGTCTGCTGAGGCATCTTAATTCTCTTGCAACACCCTTAGTTATGCAGTGGTATCAGGCCCCTGTGTAACCTCAGCACTTGTAATATACTTAGCTGAAGAATTGGGCTGTATGAATACAGAGCCTCTACACCCTGTTCTGTTATTCCTGAGCCTCTACGCACAACTCCacacttccttcctttcctccctctttgaTATGCCTCCTTTCATAGCTTTCTCCCTCCTGAATAACCATCCCTCTCATTCTCTAACCCGTCTTGTCTCTTTTCTTTCATCTTCTGATTCCCCTGAACAAGCAAGTAAAACCACAGACCCAGATGCCCTGAAGAACTCctgtcccagtagggttgccagatccccctggccactggtggggactgggggttggggttgggttgccgtatgcaggttgggaaacacctggagatttaggatagaaccctggggaggagaggcaccTCCGTGgtatacaatgccataaagtccaccctccaaaacatccattttctccagaggaactgatctctgtagtctggatatgagctgtaattccaggggatccccaggtcccatccggaggctggcatccctacttgctGTCACCACACATCCTTCCCATGTCTTGGCACACATTTGTTCCCCTTC
This window contains:
- the LRRC55 gene encoding leucine-rich repeat-containing protein 55 is translated as MSVDCIQLGGEQFAPHCCPAMMLNPFFVAVVVVFASAVTGCPVLCTCRNQAVDCSGLRLFSVPPDLPLDTRNLSLAHNHITAIPPGYLTCYSELRVLDLRNNSLFELPVGLFWTSKRLSHLDLSYNNFSHVVADMFKEAYSLVQIDLSHNPWLRKVHPQAFQGLVQLQNLDLSYGGLSFLSLDALEGLTGLVTLQIGGNPWVCSCTMEPLLKWLRNRIQRCMSDSQLAECRAPPEVEGAPLVSLTEESFKACHLTLTLDDYLFIAFVGFVVSIASVATNFLLGITANCCHRWSKASEDEEI